A genomic window from Euwallacea fornicatus isolate EFF26 chromosome 30, ASM4011564v1, whole genome shotgun sequence includes:
- the LOC136347923 gene encoding signal-induced proliferation-associated 1-like protein 1 isoform X6: MKMVLCLSTHPRDGMIGLQECGPAPPRAPVTTRERTAQAVEYYNTHVHRAWANAGLSASRSSFNDRHHHYSAPRRAHQPSSDALCRSNSSLELLDQNGRPFKSSSPPLRREYGSHGSIDVIDRPTGVQVKNEFFEMLQDYRPAVLAGTDQRSPGPFEYLAGKVDSEEQQDGNAHGGSYPQSPKLRSKLGRFWNNNGNISGGANSSMVKSQRQTMDDSIVSTSSSSVIFSQEAEEISRRRAFAHYDCQSLTTTLNYAVRLRRNHLAKRRNTTTGASAASMIIRSSTPDDDGGDDNGDGQSNDLVKNCRYFRNEVGGEEERIVSLSRLQNGHKSHGRPLHKPQLAYGVAILEFPPGETHWRHSTCPYQRFPRPIENVDQGALYYRKYFAGQDHQNWFGTDEQLGPVAISIKREKVIHPENQLTTTLTQYQYRLVIRTSELQTLRGAVLEDAIPNIKASNHPKTLNTKEVLEYVAPEIQLTSLRLGVQSQTIVDQLLKLDEQGLTNHYKVGIMYCKAGQSTEEEMYNNQEAGPAFTEFLETIGKKVKLQGFEKYKAGLDTKADSTGFYSVYAQYQDCEIMFHVSTMLPFTPNNRQQLLRKRHIGNDIVTIVFQEPGAQPFTPQGIRSQFQHVFVVVNAINPCTENTHYKVAVSRSKDVEVFGPPIKEGAVFPKGKAFAEFLLAKVVNGENAAHRSEKFVTMATRTRQEYLKDLVAHYSTNTPVDTGQKFCSVSAIFSSKKKEKGRPRFIPDLCQRGAILWQVLLDDSGQGQQIECFLGISSDSFVLIEEQTRQIVFVTPCKSILGWSPQTNSLRIYHHQGECMTIHMRDTHGDTDELVEVTKRLEAVTIGLKAKEFSISRNIMGQLGFHVQPDGIVTLVENQGQAWQAGLRQNSRLVEICKVAVATLTYDQMVDLLKTSLTVTLTVIPPLPDGSPRKGCTLQNCKYNESHFEGDYDSVTNEEGKARRAPQMQQAVSGHHRRVYERSFSPPRSSNSSGYGTGSSSKSFHGQENRYHNNAVEGTMTSSSSGHSNDDKWYEIIQDLEPPPVPTKSSSSRSTPQHTNNTFPCSPKRINHHQNIQVAPTSHNHYTVQHNKIHFSNSLPIQHVNYQQPLSAALHGNTSDLDLTRDVYHSEKNNIVKQHNERMRQQDNHDYLQVTRPPKVAEFPVPGDYNRLNLNDNISNDSSISDRINLIGSEDELSTGSGNSPRTHRSGKQVNMANSTNCHQRNQSPRSLNGEAKLRPGVTSRSANRNSANLSSSTLQEELLRLINPDNIEPSEPAKVLKDTSKSHSRENLNSSLSIHKPSQQEVILTTARPATVISNASTTSSPLPSEFRVTKDETLPSPSKNKVGLPFPDSFPLSEDSDWPSLMDTATKVMMQVGNLPEEDKNPRHWDEDMIGISRIDQQLSSSFSSIPDQTKHVAELSRKVQTLERENRRLRDENRKVKEQAQAAVQQLRKFTEWFFKNVKRQ; this comes from the exons ATGAAGATGGTTTTGTGTCTCTCGACGCATCCG CGTGATGGGATGATCGGATTGCAAGAGTGCGGACCTGCGCCGCCGAGGGCGCCTGTTACCACCCGAGAAAGAACTGCCCAAGCTGTGGAGTATTACAACACCCATGTGCACAG GGCTTGGGCAAACGCAGGTCTCTCAGCCTCCAGATCCTCCTTCAACGACAGGCACCACCACTATTCAGCTCCAAGGAGAGCGCACCAGCCCTCTTCGGACGCCCTTTGTCGCAGCAATTCGAGTTTAGAGTTGCTGGATCAGAACGGAAGACCCTTCAAGTCCAGCAGTCCTCCCCTCAGAAGGGAGTACGGCAGTCACGGGTCTATTGATGTCATTGACAGGCCTACAGGTGTTCAAG tcaaaaatgaatttttcgaaatgctacaagactaCCGACCTGCAGTGTTAGCAGGAACAGACCAGAGAAGTCCTGGGCCCTTTGAATATTTGGCAGGAAAAGTCGATTCTGAGGAACAACAGGACGGCAATGCTCATGGGGGGAGCTATCCCCAAAGCCCGAAACTGAGGTCCAAATTGGGAAGGTTTTGGAATAATAATGGGAATATTTCTGGGG GTGCTAATAGCAGTATGGTGAAATCCCAACGTCAAACCATGGATGACAGTATTGTCAGCACCTCCTCAAGCAGTGTCATCTTCTCCCAGGAGGCGGAGGAAATCTCCAGGAGGAGGGCTTTCGCCCATTACGACTGTCAGTCCTTGACCACCACACTGAACTATGCAGTTAGGTTAAGGAGGAATCATTTGGCAAAGAGAAGAAATACCACCACCGGTGCTTCTGCTGCTTCTATGATTATTAGATCATCAACACCGGATG ATGATGGTGGAGATGACAATGGCGACGGCCAATCGAACGACCTGGTGAAAAATTGCCGGTACTTCAGGAACGAAGTAGGAGGCGAAGAGGAGAGGATAGTGAGCCTATCCAGGCTTCAAAACGGCCACAAAAGCCATGGGAGGCCGCTGCATAAACCTCAATTAGCATACGGAGTTGCAATTCTGGAGTTTCCTCCAG GTGAAACCCACTGGAGGCACTCCACATGCCCCTATCAAAGATTCCCTAGACCCATAGAAAACGTGGACCAGGGGGCTTTGTATTACAGAAAGTACTTTGCCGGTCAAG ATCACCAGAACTGGTTTGGAACGGATGAGCAACTGGGGCCTGTGGCTATTTCGATTAAGCGCGAAAAAGTGATACATCCTGAGAACCAATTGACGACCACTTTGACGCAGTACCAGTACAG atTGGTGATTCGCACCTCTGAGCTGCAAACTCTCCGTGGAGCAGTGTTGGAAGATGCCATTCCTAATATTAAAGCCTCCAACCACCCCAAAACCCTGAATACCAAAGAAGTGCTCGAATATGTAGCCCCGGAAATTCAGCTCACGTCCCTCCGATTAGGGGTGCAAAGCCAGACTATTGTCGATCAGTTACTTAAGTTGGATGAGCAGGGGTTAACTAACCACTACAAG GTTGGGATAATGTACTGCAAGGCGGGGCAAAGTACTGAGGAGGAAATGTATAACAATCAGGAGGCAGGACCGGCTTTTACAGAGTTTCTAGAGACGATTGGGAAGAAGGTCAAGCTGCAAGGTTTCGAGAAATATAAGGCAGGACTGGATACCAAAG CTGACTCCACAGGTTTTTACTCGGTGTACGCCCAGTATCAGGACTGCGAAATCATGTTCCATGTCTCCACAATGCTCCCATTCACCCCCAACAACCGGCAACAACTTTTGAGGAAAAGGCACATTGGGAACGACATTGTCACCATAGTCTTTCAG GAACCTGGGGCGCAGCCTTTCACCCCTCAAGGCATTAGGTCGCAGTTCCAGCACGTATTTGTGGTGGTCAATGCGATCAATCCTTGCACAGAAAATACCCATTATAAGGTGGCAGTGTCCAGGTCCAAAGATGTGGAGGTCTTTGGGCCCCCAATCAAAGAGGGGGCAGTTTTTCCTAAGGGAAAAGCATTTGCCGAGTTTCTTCTGGCTAAA GTGGTTAATGGGGAGAATGCTGCTCACAGGTCGGAGAAATTTGTCACCATGGCCACCAGGACAAGGCAGGAGTATCTGAAGGATTTGGTCGCGCATTATTCCACCAACACTCCGGTCGATACGGGGCAGAAATTTT GTTCTGTTTCAGCCATATTCAGTAGTAAGAAAAAGGAGAAAGGACGTCCTAGATTCATACCAGACTTATGCCAAAGAGGAGCCATTTTATGGCAAGTATTGCTGGACGATAGTGGACAAGGGCAGCAGATCGAATGTTTTTTGG GCATCTCATCAGACTCGTTCGTTTTAATAGAGGAACAAACGAGacaaatagtttttgtaaCCCCCTGTAAGAGCATATTGGGGTGGTCACCCCAAACTAACAGTCTTAGGATTTACCACCACCAAGGGGAATGCATGACGATTCACATGAGGGACACTCATGGTGATACTGATGAGCTGGTGGAGGTAACGAAGAGATTGGAAGCTGTTACAATTGGACTTAAAGCCAAAGAATTTTCTATTAG tCGTAATATTATGGGTCAGTTGGGCTTCCACGTGCAGCCTGATGGCATTGTTACTTTAGTTGAAAATCAAGGGCAGGCCTGGCAGGCTGGTTTAAGGCAAAATTCTAGATTGGTAGAAATTTGCAAGGTTGCTGTGGCCACTTTGACCTACGACCAAATGGTCGACCTTCTCAAAACCTCGTTGACTGTAACTTTAACTGTGATACCTCCCCTTCCCGATGGGTCCCCAAGGAAGGGCTGCACTCTACAGAATTGTAAATATAATGAAAGTCACTTTGAAG GTGATTACGACAGTGTCACCAATGAAGAGGGAAAAGCTAGAAGAGCTCCGCAAATGCAACAGGCAGTTTCAGGGCATCATCGCAGGGTTTATGAGAGGAGCTTTTCACCTCCTAGGAGCAGCAACAGTTCTGGATATGGGACTGGAAGCAGCAGCAAATCCTTTCACGGCCAAGAGAATCGATATCATAACAATGCCGTAGAG GGGACAATGACTAGTTCTTCTAGCGGGCATTCCAATGACGATAAATGGTACGAAATTATACAGGACTTGGAGCCTCCTCCAGTACCCACGAAATCTAGCAGTTCTCGCAGCACTCCTCAGCACACAAACAACACTTTTCCATGCTCACCAAAGAGGATCAACCATCACCAG AATATTCAAGTGGCCCCTACTTCACATAATCATTACACCGTGCAGCACAACAAAATTCACTTCAGTAACAGTTTACCTATTCAGCATGTGAATTACCAGCAACCTTTGAGTGCTGCCCTGCACGGCAACACTAGTGATCTGGATCTGACCCGTGACGTGTATCACTCTGAGAAGAATAATATAGTGAAACAGCATAATGAGAGGATGAGGCAACAGGACAATCATGACTATTTACAG GTGACGAGGCCTCCGAAAGTGGCGGAATTCCCAGTTCCAGGAGACTACAACAGGCTTAACTTGAACGATAACATCTCGAATGATAGCTCTATTAGTGATCGAATTAACCTAATTGGGAGCGAAGATGAACTTTCAACTG GAAGCGGAAATTCACCCAGAACTCATCGATCTGGCAAGCAGGTGAACATGGCTAACTCCACGAACTGTCATCAAAGAAACCAAAGTCCCAGATCACTGAACGGCGAGGCTAAATTGAGGCCTGGCGTGACCTCGCGCTCTGCAAACAGAAATAGCGCTAATTTGTCCTCGAGTACTCTACAAGAGGAGCTTCTGAGGCTCATAAACCCTGACAATATTGAGCCTTCAGAACCCGCAAAGGTTCTTAAAGACACTTCCAAATCTCACTCAAG AGAAAACCTCAACAGTTCTCTCTCCATCCATAAACCGAGCCAACAAGAAGTGATCCTAACAACAGCCAGACCTGCCACGGTTATTTCAAACGCCAGCACCACCTCAAGCCCTTTGCCCAGTGAATTTAGGGTGACCAAAGATGAAACTTTACCATCTCCCAGCAAAAACAAGGTGGGCCTGCCCTTCCCCGATTCATTCCCTTTAAGTGAGGACTCCGACTGGCCCAGTTTGATGGACACAGCCACCAAAGTAATGATGCAAGTAGGAAACTTGCCTGAAGAGGACAAGAATCCCAGGCATTGGGACGAGGACATGATTGGTATTAGCAGGATCGATCAGCAGCTTTCCAGCTCATTTTC GAGTATTCCAGATCAGACGAAGCACGTGGCAGAATTGAGCCGCAAGGTCCAGACTCTGGAACGGGAGAATCGTCGTTTGAGGGATGAGAACAGGAAGGTTAAAGAGCAGGCTCAGGCTGCAGTTCAGCAGTTGAGGAAGTTCACTGaatggttttttaaaaacgtgAAACGGCAGTGA
- the LOC136347923 gene encoding signal-induced proliferation-associated 1-like protein 1 isoform X4 yields MKMVLCLSTHPADTPNVGYSNGAMIVHMNELIWNSPHRDGMIGLQECGPAPPRAPVTTRERTAQAVEYYNTHVHRAWANAGLSASRSSFNDRHHHYSAPRRAHQPSSDALCRSNSSLELLDQNGRPFKSSSPPLRREYGSHGSIDVIDRPTGVQVKNEFFEMLQDYRPAVLAGTDQRSPGPFEYLAGKVDSEEQQDGNAHGGSYPQSPKLRSKLGRFWNNNGNISGGANSSMVKSQRQTMDDSIVSTSSSSVIFSQEAEEISRRRAFAHYDCQSLTTTLNYAVRLRRNHLAKRRNTTTGASAASMIIRSSTPDDDGGDDNGDGQSNDLVKNCRYFRNEVGGEEERIVSLSRLQNGHKSHGRPLHKPQLAYGVAILEFPPGETHWRHSTCPYQRFPRPIENVDQGALYYRKYFAGQDHQNWFGTDEQLGPVAISIKREKVIHPENQLTTTLTQYQYRLVIRTSELQTLRGAVLEDAIPNIKASNHPKTLNTKEVLEYVAPEIQLTSLRLGVQSQTIVDQLLKLDEQGLTNHYKVGIMYCKAGQSTEEEMYNNQEAGPAFTEFLETIGKKVKLQGFEKYKAGLDTKADSTGFYSVYAQYQDCEIMFHVSTMLPFTPNNRQQLLRKRHIGNDIVTIVFQEPGAQPFTPQGIRSQFQHVFVVVNAINPCTENTHYKVAVSRSKDVEVFGPPIKEGAVFPKGKAFAEFLLAKVVNGENAAHRSEKFVTMATRTRQEYLKDLVAHYSTNTPVDTGQKFCSVSAIFSSKKKEKGRPRFIPDLCQRGAILWQVLLDDSGQGQQIECFLGISSDSFVLIEEQTRQIVFVTPCKSILGWSPQTNSLRIYHHQGECMTIHMRDTHGDTDELVEVTKRLEAVTIGLKAKEFSISRNIMGQLGFHVQPDGIVTLVENQGQAWQAGLRQNSRLVEICKVAVATLTYDQMVDLLKTSLTVTLTVIPPLPDGSPRKGCTLQNCKYNESHFEGDYDSVTNEEGKARRAPQMQQAVSGHHRRVYERSFSPPRSSNSSGYGTGSSSKSFHGQENRYHNNAVEGTMTSSSSGHSNDDKWYEIIQDLEPPPVPTKSSSSRSTPQHTNNTFPCSPKRINHHQNIQVAPTSHNHYTVQHNKIHFSNSLPIQHVNYQQPLSAALHGNTSDLDLTRDVYHSEKNNIVKQHNERMRQQDNHDYLQVTRPPKVAEFPVPGDYNRLNLNDNISNDSSISDRINLIGSEDELSTGSGNSPRTHRSGKQVNMANSTNCHQRNQSPRSLNGEAKLRPGVTSRSANRNSANLSSSTLQEELLRLINPDNIEPSEPAKVLKDTSKSHSRENLNSSLSIHKPSQQEVILTTARPATVISNASTTSSPLPSEFRVTKDETLPSPSKNKVGLPFPDSFPLSEDSDWPSLMDTATKVMMQVGNLPEEDKNPRHWDEDMIGISRIDQQLSSSFSSIPDQTKHVAELSRKVQTLERENRRLRDENRKVKEQAQAAVQQLRKFTEWFFKNVKRQ; encoded by the exons ATGAAGATGGTTTTGTGTCTCTCGACGCATCCG GCAGACACACCTAACGTCGGTTATTCAAATGGAGCCATGATTGTGCATATGAATGAGTTAATCTGGAATTCCCCTCAT CGTGATGGGATGATCGGATTGCAAGAGTGCGGACCTGCGCCGCCGAGGGCGCCTGTTACCACCCGAGAAAGAACTGCCCAAGCTGTGGAGTATTACAACACCCATGTGCACAG GGCTTGGGCAAACGCAGGTCTCTCAGCCTCCAGATCCTCCTTCAACGACAGGCACCACCACTATTCAGCTCCAAGGAGAGCGCACCAGCCCTCTTCGGACGCCCTTTGTCGCAGCAATTCGAGTTTAGAGTTGCTGGATCAGAACGGAAGACCCTTCAAGTCCAGCAGTCCTCCCCTCAGAAGGGAGTACGGCAGTCACGGGTCTATTGATGTCATTGACAGGCCTACAGGTGTTCAAG tcaaaaatgaatttttcgaaatgctacaagactaCCGACCTGCAGTGTTAGCAGGAACAGACCAGAGAAGTCCTGGGCCCTTTGAATATTTGGCAGGAAAAGTCGATTCTGAGGAACAACAGGACGGCAATGCTCATGGGGGGAGCTATCCCCAAAGCCCGAAACTGAGGTCCAAATTGGGAAGGTTTTGGAATAATAATGGGAATATTTCTGGGG GTGCTAATAGCAGTATGGTGAAATCCCAACGTCAAACCATGGATGACAGTATTGTCAGCACCTCCTCAAGCAGTGTCATCTTCTCCCAGGAGGCGGAGGAAATCTCCAGGAGGAGGGCTTTCGCCCATTACGACTGTCAGTCCTTGACCACCACACTGAACTATGCAGTTAGGTTAAGGAGGAATCATTTGGCAAAGAGAAGAAATACCACCACCGGTGCTTCTGCTGCTTCTATGATTATTAGATCATCAACACCGGATG ATGATGGTGGAGATGACAATGGCGACGGCCAATCGAACGACCTGGTGAAAAATTGCCGGTACTTCAGGAACGAAGTAGGAGGCGAAGAGGAGAGGATAGTGAGCCTATCCAGGCTTCAAAACGGCCACAAAAGCCATGGGAGGCCGCTGCATAAACCTCAATTAGCATACGGAGTTGCAATTCTGGAGTTTCCTCCAG GTGAAACCCACTGGAGGCACTCCACATGCCCCTATCAAAGATTCCCTAGACCCATAGAAAACGTGGACCAGGGGGCTTTGTATTACAGAAAGTACTTTGCCGGTCAAG ATCACCAGAACTGGTTTGGAACGGATGAGCAACTGGGGCCTGTGGCTATTTCGATTAAGCGCGAAAAAGTGATACATCCTGAGAACCAATTGACGACCACTTTGACGCAGTACCAGTACAG atTGGTGATTCGCACCTCTGAGCTGCAAACTCTCCGTGGAGCAGTGTTGGAAGATGCCATTCCTAATATTAAAGCCTCCAACCACCCCAAAACCCTGAATACCAAAGAAGTGCTCGAATATGTAGCCCCGGAAATTCAGCTCACGTCCCTCCGATTAGGGGTGCAAAGCCAGACTATTGTCGATCAGTTACTTAAGTTGGATGAGCAGGGGTTAACTAACCACTACAAG GTTGGGATAATGTACTGCAAGGCGGGGCAAAGTACTGAGGAGGAAATGTATAACAATCAGGAGGCAGGACCGGCTTTTACAGAGTTTCTAGAGACGATTGGGAAGAAGGTCAAGCTGCAAGGTTTCGAGAAATATAAGGCAGGACTGGATACCAAAG CTGACTCCACAGGTTTTTACTCGGTGTACGCCCAGTATCAGGACTGCGAAATCATGTTCCATGTCTCCACAATGCTCCCATTCACCCCCAACAACCGGCAACAACTTTTGAGGAAAAGGCACATTGGGAACGACATTGTCACCATAGTCTTTCAG GAACCTGGGGCGCAGCCTTTCACCCCTCAAGGCATTAGGTCGCAGTTCCAGCACGTATTTGTGGTGGTCAATGCGATCAATCCTTGCACAGAAAATACCCATTATAAGGTGGCAGTGTCCAGGTCCAAAGATGTGGAGGTCTTTGGGCCCCCAATCAAAGAGGGGGCAGTTTTTCCTAAGGGAAAAGCATTTGCCGAGTTTCTTCTGGCTAAA GTGGTTAATGGGGAGAATGCTGCTCACAGGTCGGAGAAATTTGTCACCATGGCCACCAGGACAAGGCAGGAGTATCTGAAGGATTTGGTCGCGCATTATTCCACCAACACTCCGGTCGATACGGGGCAGAAATTTT GTTCTGTTTCAGCCATATTCAGTAGTAAGAAAAAGGAGAAAGGACGTCCTAGATTCATACCAGACTTATGCCAAAGAGGAGCCATTTTATGGCAAGTATTGCTGGACGATAGTGGACAAGGGCAGCAGATCGAATGTTTTTTGG GCATCTCATCAGACTCGTTCGTTTTAATAGAGGAACAAACGAGacaaatagtttttgtaaCCCCCTGTAAGAGCATATTGGGGTGGTCACCCCAAACTAACAGTCTTAGGATTTACCACCACCAAGGGGAATGCATGACGATTCACATGAGGGACACTCATGGTGATACTGATGAGCTGGTGGAGGTAACGAAGAGATTGGAAGCTGTTACAATTGGACTTAAAGCCAAAGAATTTTCTATTAG tCGTAATATTATGGGTCAGTTGGGCTTCCACGTGCAGCCTGATGGCATTGTTACTTTAGTTGAAAATCAAGGGCAGGCCTGGCAGGCTGGTTTAAGGCAAAATTCTAGATTGGTAGAAATTTGCAAGGTTGCTGTGGCCACTTTGACCTACGACCAAATGGTCGACCTTCTCAAAACCTCGTTGACTGTAACTTTAACTGTGATACCTCCCCTTCCCGATGGGTCCCCAAGGAAGGGCTGCACTCTACAGAATTGTAAATATAATGAAAGTCACTTTGAAG GTGATTACGACAGTGTCACCAATGAAGAGGGAAAAGCTAGAAGAGCTCCGCAAATGCAACAGGCAGTTTCAGGGCATCATCGCAGGGTTTATGAGAGGAGCTTTTCACCTCCTAGGAGCAGCAACAGTTCTGGATATGGGACTGGAAGCAGCAGCAAATCCTTTCACGGCCAAGAGAATCGATATCATAACAATGCCGTAGAG GGGACAATGACTAGTTCTTCTAGCGGGCATTCCAATGACGATAAATGGTACGAAATTATACAGGACTTGGAGCCTCCTCCAGTACCCACGAAATCTAGCAGTTCTCGCAGCACTCCTCAGCACACAAACAACACTTTTCCATGCTCACCAAAGAGGATCAACCATCACCAG AATATTCAAGTGGCCCCTACTTCACATAATCATTACACCGTGCAGCACAACAAAATTCACTTCAGTAACAGTTTACCTATTCAGCATGTGAATTACCAGCAACCTTTGAGTGCTGCCCTGCACGGCAACACTAGTGATCTGGATCTGACCCGTGACGTGTATCACTCTGAGAAGAATAATATAGTGAAACAGCATAATGAGAGGATGAGGCAACAGGACAATCATGACTATTTACAG GTGACGAGGCCTCCGAAAGTGGCGGAATTCCCAGTTCCAGGAGACTACAACAGGCTTAACTTGAACGATAACATCTCGAATGATAGCTCTATTAGTGATCGAATTAACCTAATTGGGAGCGAAGATGAACTTTCAACTG GAAGCGGAAATTCACCCAGAACTCATCGATCTGGCAAGCAGGTGAACATGGCTAACTCCACGAACTGTCATCAAAGAAACCAAAGTCCCAGATCACTGAACGGCGAGGCTAAATTGAGGCCTGGCGTGACCTCGCGCTCTGCAAACAGAAATAGCGCTAATTTGTCCTCGAGTACTCTACAAGAGGAGCTTCTGAGGCTCATAAACCCTGACAATATTGAGCCTTCAGAACCCGCAAAGGTTCTTAAAGACACTTCCAAATCTCACTCAAG AGAAAACCTCAACAGTTCTCTCTCCATCCATAAACCGAGCCAACAAGAAGTGATCCTAACAACAGCCAGACCTGCCACGGTTATTTCAAACGCCAGCACCACCTCAAGCCCTTTGCCCAGTGAATTTAGGGTGACCAAAGATGAAACTTTACCATCTCCCAGCAAAAACAAGGTGGGCCTGCCCTTCCCCGATTCATTCCCTTTAAGTGAGGACTCCGACTGGCCCAGTTTGATGGACACAGCCACCAAAGTAATGATGCAAGTAGGAAACTTGCCTGAAGAGGACAAGAATCCCAGGCATTGGGACGAGGACATGATTGGTATTAGCAGGATCGATCAGCAGCTTTCCAGCTCATTTTC GAGTATTCCAGATCAGACGAAGCACGTGGCAGAATTGAGCCGCAAGGTCCAGACTCTGGAACGGGAGAATCGTCGTTTGAGGGATGAGAACAGGAAGGTTAAAGAGCAGGCTCAGGCTGCAGTTCAGCAGTTGAGGAAGTTCACTGaatggttttttaaaaacgtgAAACGGCAGTGA